In a single window of the Melioribacteraceae bacterium genome:
- a CDS encoding glutamate--tRNA ligase yields MMSEQIRVRFAPSPTGYLHVGGLRTALYNYLFAKKNNGKFILRIEDTDRNRYVEGAVENLLEALKWSGLIYDEGPDIGGDVGPYIQSQRLDIYQKYANELIENGNAYYCFCTPERLQALREEQEKQKLPQLKYDKHCLKLTKAEIESNIAAKIPYTIRLNVVGNKHIVFDDIIRNRVEFDSSNIDDQVLIKSDGYPTYHLANIVDDYLMGITHVIRGEEWLSSTPKHVLLYDALGWRRPIFAHLPLLLNPDKSKLSKRQGDVAVEDYRDKGYLRDALINFVALLGWNAGDDKEFYKIDELIEAFSLERVNKSGAVFDLQKLNWLNAEHLRKLEDSEILTLLRKEILNSKFSTLSLTDDYLLLIISAMKERVAFIKEFITTCPYFYETPSEYEQKSFEKNWTPQTPDQLNIFIEEVQKFEIPTKTDYETALSLTAEKLNIGKGKLIHPLRLAVSGQSTGPGMFDLLFILGKEEIINRINAAIKKLS; encoded by the coding sequence ATTATGTCAGAACAAATACGAGTCCGTTTTGCTCCGAGTCCAACTGGTTACCTTCATGTTGGTGGATTGCGCACCGCATTATATAATTATCTTTTCGCTAAAAAGAATAATGGTAAGTTTATTCTGCGAATTGAGGATACCGATAGAAATAGATATGTGGAAGGCGCAGTTGAAAATCTGTTGGAAGCGCTCAAGTGGTCGGGATTAATCTACGATGAAGGTCCTGATATTGGAGGTGATGTTGGTCCATATATTCAATCTCAAAGGCTCGATATCTACCAAAAATATGCAAATGAACTCATTGAAAATGGAAATGCTTATTACTGTTTTTGCACTCCGGAGCGACTTCAAGCGTTGAGAGAAGAACAGGAAAAACAAAAACTTCCTCAATTAAAATATGATAAACATTGCTTAAAACTAACCAAGGCAGAAATAGAATCTAATATTGCAGCAAAAATTCCTTACACAATAAGATTAAATGTGGTTGGTAATAAACATATTGTATTTGATGATATAATACGAAACCGAGTTGAATTTGACAGTTCCAATATTGACGATCAAGTATTGATTAAAAGTGATGGATACCCAACTTACCATTTGGCCAATATCGTTGATGATTATTTAATGGGAATTACCCATGTAATTAGAGGTGAGGAATGGCTTTCATCAACCCCGAAACATGTTTTACTATATGATGCGCTTGGATGGAGAAGACCAATATTCGCTCATCTACCCCTGCTGCTTAACCCAGATAAATCAAAATTAAGCAAAAGGCAAGGCGATGTTGCTGTTGAAGACTATAGGGATAAAGGTTATTTACGAGATGCACTCATAAATTTTGTGGCTCTATTGGGTTGGAACGCCGGTGATGATAAAGAATTCTATAAAATAGATGAGCTTATTGAAGCATTCTCTTTGGAAAGAGTTAATAAATCGGGCGCGGTTTTCGATCTTCAAAAATTAAACTGGTTAAACGCCGAACATTTACGAAAGTTGGAAGATTCAGAAATCCTAACATTGCTTCGCAAAGAGATTCTCAATTCTAAATTCTCAACTCTCAGTTTAACAGATGATTATTTACTACTAATTATTTCGGCGATGAAAGAGAGAGTTGCTTTTATTAAAGAGTTCATAACTACATGCCCCTATTTTTACGAAACACCGAGTGAGTATGAACAGAAATCGTTTGAAAAAAACTGGACCCCTCAGACCCCGGATCAATTAAATATATTTATTGAAGAGGTTCAGAAGTTTGAAATACCTACCAAAACTGATTACGAAACAGCTTTATCATTAACCGCTGAAAAGTTGAATATCGGGAAGGGAAAGTTAATTCACCCACTTCGACTTGCAGTATCGGGACAAAGTACGGGACCGGGAATGTTCGATCTTTTATTCATTTTAGGTAAAGAAGAAATAATTAACCGTATTAATGCAGCTATAAAAAAATTAAGCTGA
- a CDS encoding DEAD/DEAH box helicase, with translation MEKSFKELGLSKSALEAVNSKGFEEPTEIQEKIIPLILETESDIIGQAQTGTGKTAAFALPIIDQIEEGRKKVSVIVLVPTRELAIQVAEEFNSLKGKKKIFVAPIYGGQSYDIQLRHIRKGLDVIVGTPGRVMDHLDRGSFAIDNLQYVILDEADEMLNMGFIEDIEHILSQTNKNKRTLMFSATMPDRIIQLTKKFMKNAEIIKTKKSGKTAELTDQIYYEVRESDKFETICRIIDTTEEFYGIVFCRTKADVDNLSSRLAERDYDADTLHGDISQSVREKILTKFRNKKVNVLIATDVAARGLDIYDLTHVINYSIPQDPESYLHRIGRTGRAGKKGKAITFVTPEEFRKLSFIKNITKTEIRKERVPKISEVITYKKERILNSVISILEGEIKEEYYILADELIKKREPKDIIAALIKFSYQSELEERSYAHINDLFDARKTDFKRDDRRERGRGGRERGDDRWERGSDRSEGGRDQRRGGKEQREGGRDRRERGSAQKERGSERRGGEKFKEDKGKARMFLAMGKKDDLDANDLLKFLKKKTGITAERITGIQINDAFSFFNVPLKDADHVLETMNANSKKRLLVERAKAIK, from the coding sequence ATGGAAAAGTCATTTAAAGAGCTCGGACTTTCAAAAAGCGCGCTCGAAGCAGTAAACTCAAAAGGTTTTGAGGAACCAACTGAAATCCAGGAAAAAATTATTCCCCTTATTCTTGAAACTGAGTCGGATATTATTGGGCAGGCTCAAACTGGAACGGGAAAGACAGCCGCTTTCGCCCTACCAATTATTGATCAAATTGAGGAGGGAAGAAAGAAAGTATCGGTTATTGTATTAGTCCCTACCCGTGAACTCGCGATTCAAGTGGCGGAAGAATTTAATTCCTTGAAAGGAAAAAAGAAAATATTTGTTGCCCCTATTTACGGTGGGCAATCATATGATATTCAGCTAAGACATATCCGCAAAGGATTGGATGTAATAGTTGGTACCCCGGGACGAGTAATGGATCATTTGGATAGGGGAAGTTTCGCAATAGATAATCTTCAGTATGTTATTCTTGATGAAGCTGATGAAATGTTGAATATGGGATTTATTGAGGATATCGAACATATTTTATCACAGACAAATAAGAATAAAAGAACTTTGATGTTCAGCGCAACAATGCCCGACCGGATTATTCAGCTAACTAAAAAGTTTATGAAGAATGCGGAAATTATTAAAACAAAAAAATCGGGTAAAACCGCCGAACTCACAGATCAAATTTATTATGAGGTGAGAGAATCTGATAAGTTTGAGACAATCTGCAGAATAATTGATACCACTGAAGAATTTTATGGAATAGTTTTTTGCAGAACAAAAGCAGATGTGGATAATTTATCAAGTCGTCTGGCTGAACGGGATTATGATGCCGATACTTTACATGGAGATATATCACAAAGCGTCCGTGAAAAAATATTAACAAAATTCCGTAATAAAAAAGTTAATGTTCTAATTGCCACCGATGTTGCCGCAAGAGGTTTGGATATATACGATTTGACACACGTTATTAATTATTCTATACCGCAGGATCCCGAATCATACCTGCACCGCATCGGAAGAACCGGTCGCGCTGGTAAAAAGGGAAAAGCTATAACATTTGTTACTCCTGAAGAATTTAGAAAACTTAGTTTTATAAAAAACATTACTAAAACTGAAATAAGAAAAGAGAGAGTTCCAAAAATATCTGAGGTTATCACTTATAAAAAAGAACGAATACTCAATTCAGTAATTAGCATTCTAGAAGGTGAAATTAAGGAAGAGTATTATATCTTGGCGGATGAACTAATAAAAAAGAGGGAACCGAAAGATATAATTGCCGCGCTTATAAAATTCAGTTATCAATCTGAATTGGAAGAAAGAAGCTATGCTCATATAAATGATCTTTTTGATGCGAGGAAAACCGACTTTAAACGGGATGATCGACGAGAAAGGGGAAGAGGTGGCAGGGAAAGAGGAGATGACCGCTGGGAGAGAGGTAGTGATCGTAGTGAGGGTGGAAGAGATCAAAGAAGAGGCGGAAAGGAGCAAAGGGAAGGCGGAAGAGACCGTAGAGAAAGAGGTTCAGCTCAAAAGGAACGCGGCTCGGAACGGAGAGGCGGCGAAAAATTCAAAGAGGATAAGGGAAAGGCCAGAATGTTTTTAGCAATGGGTAAAAAGGATGATTTGGACGCTAATGATCTGCTAAAATTTCTGAAGAAAAAAACTGGCATTACTGCTGAAAGAATAACCGGCATTCAAATAAATGACGCCTTCTCATTTTTTAATGTTCCTTTGAAAGACGCTGATCATGTACTTGAAACTATGAACGCCAACAGTAAAAAAAGATTATTAGTAGAAAGAGCTAAAGCAATTAAATAA
- a CDS encoding response regulator, whose protein sequence is MEKKYKVVYAEDSKSISTSVRFVLLNAGFDVTHFENGANVVQEVQRIKPDIILLDNDMPVKDGFTILKELKSLDDIKHIPVIFFTTINDKLKVVERLAQGAADFIIKDSRAISELVPRIKKHLK, encoded by the coding sequence GTGGAAAAGAAATATAAGGTAGTCTACGCCGAAGATAGCAAATCAATTTCTACATCGGTACGATTTGTTTTATTAAACGCTGGATTTGATGTTACTCATTTTGAAAATGGGGCTAATGTCGTACAAGAAGTTCAAAGGATTAAACCCGATATTATTTTGCTTGATAATGATATGCCAGTCAAAGATGGATTTACAATTTTAAAAGAATTAAAAAGTTTGGATGATATCAAACACATTCCGGTGATCTTTTTTACTACTATCAATGATAAACTGAAAGTTGTTGAGAGATTAGCTCAAGGAGCCGCTGATTTTATCATTAAAGATTCAAGGGCGATTTCTGAATTAGTACCACGAATTAAGAAACATCTCAAATAA
- a CDS encoding PAS domain S-box protein: MNNKNRAEELANKRKSILEPGPNFPDAFKELDLLELAASELKKAQHALKESEEKYRMLFTNVPLGIIHFDSDKIISGFNENFAKLTDIPETKLIGTKLLDILDFHMVSAIENSLAGSIGHYEGEFQTKNSGMITPVRVNFAPIKLEDGKIVGGVGIFEDISERKQIERIFFHDILNTTGSMNSVLDLIEGESISDEERKDLFLVLSNLTKRIINEILTHRHLVSNEKTSIKPNITTISSLGLISKLFDAFIHSEQLGSKKIKIDSQSTDDEFESDETLIGRVLGNMIKNAVEASSEEAIILIKSFKDNGMISFSVANSSFIPEEIQSQLFTRTVSTKGAGRGLGIYSMKLLTEKYLGGTLSFYSDREKGTTFTVSYPVIYPFGKESA, from the coding sequence ATGAACAATAAAAACAGAGCAGAAGAATTAGCCAATAAAAGAAAGAGTATTCTGGAACCAGGTCCAAATTTTCCGGATGCCTTCAAAGAACTTGATTTGCTTGAATTGGCTGCCTCAGAATTAAAAAAAGCTCAACACGCTTTAAAGGAGAGTGAAGAGAAGTATAGAATGCTTTTCACCAATGTACCATTGGGTATTATTCATTTTGATTCTGATAAAATAATAAGCGGATTTAATGAAAATTTTGCCAAGCTGACCGATATTCCCGAGACAAAACTTATTGGTACAAAACTGCTCGACATACTTGATTTTCATATGGTCTCAGCAATTGAGAATTCACTCGCAGGTTCAATCGGACATTATGAAGGAGAATTTCAAACCAAGAATAGCGGAATGATTACTCCCGTAAGGGTAAATTTTGCTCCAATTAAACTTGAGGATGGCAAGATTGTTGGCGGAGTTGGAATATTTGAGGATATAAGCGAAAGAAAACAGATTGAGCGAATATTTTTTCATGATATTTTAAATACTACAGGAAGCATGAACAGTGTGCTGGATTTAATTGAAGGGGAGTCAATTAGTGATGAGGAGAGAAAAGATTTATTTTTAGTATTGAGTAACTTAACAAAAAGAATTATCAATGAAATTTTAACCCACCGGCATTTAGTGTCAAATGAGAAGACCAGTATAAAACCTAATATCACAACTATCAGTTCACTTGGACTCATCTCAAAATTATTTGATGCCTTCATTCATTCCGAGCAGTTAGGTAGTAAAAAAATTAAAATTGATTCTCAAAGCACAGATGATGAATTTGAAAGCGATGAAACTCTAATTGGAAGAGTACTTGGTAATATGATTAAGAATGCGGTAGAGGCTTCATCAGAGGAGGCGATAATTCTTATAAAATCATTTAAAGATAATGGGATGATCTCATTTTCTGTTGCAAACAGTTCATTTATCCCAGAAGAAATTCAATCTCAGCTATTTACCAGGACAGTTTCAACAAAAGGAGCCGGACGGGGATTAGGCATTTATAGTATGAAATTGCTTACTGAGAAATATCTTGGTGGAACTCTATCCTTTTACTCAGATCGAGAAAAAGGGACTACATTCACAGTATCCTATCCAGTTATTTATCCATTTGGAAAAGAATCAGCTTAA
- a CDS encoding carboxylate-amine ligase → MNQDKLFSIGIEEEFQIIDPKTGELKSHIEQILDEGKMLLKEQVKAEMHQSVVEVGSEVCKDIKHARREVTKLRSSLANIAKSHGLEIAAAGTHPFSRWEDQKITNHPRYHGVVEDMQDVARANLIFGLHVHIGITDKEDSIHIMNALRYFLPHIFALSTSSPFWKGRKTGFKSYRTKIFDRFPRTGIPDHFNSYGEFDHYVNMLIKTGCIDDAKRIWWDVRPHPYFGTLEIRICDIPMRVDETIAIAALIQAVVVKLHKLLKKNLGFRLYRRLLINENKWRAARYGLEGKMIDFGKQAEVDTVYLIHELLDFVDEVVDELDSRDEINYVHEILKMRTGAYRQLQVFEKTNDLKKVVDFIVEETNMGLSI, encoded by the coding sequence ATGAATCAAGATAAATTGTTTTCAATAGGCATTGAGGAAGAGTTTCAAATTATTGATCCTAAAACGGGCGAATTAAAATCTCATATCGAACAAATTCTCGATGAGGGCAAAATGCTCCTCAAAGAGCAGGTTAAAGCTGAAATGCACCAGTCGGTAGTTGAGGTTGGCTCTGAGGTTTGCAAAGATATTAAACATGCCCGTAGAGAAGTTACAAAGCTTAGAAGCAGTTTGGCGAATATCGCTAAATCGCACGGACTCGAAATTGCGGCAGCGGGTACTCATCCATTTTCGCGGTGGGAGGATCAAAAAATTACAAATCACCCCCGCTATCATGGTGTAGTAGAAGATATGCAGGATGTAGCTCGCGCAAACTTAATCTTTGGTTTGCATGTTCATATTGGAATTACTGATAAGGAAGATTCAATACATATAATGAATGCTTTACGCTATTTTCTTCCTCACATTTTTGCTTTGTCTACATCATCTCCATTTTGGAAAGGAAGAAAAACCGGATTCAAATCATATAGAACAAAGATATTTGACCGGTTTCCTCGAACCGGAATTCCGGATCATTTTAACAGTTATGGTGAGTTTGATCATTATGTTAATATGCTTATTAAAACCGGGTGTATTGATGACGCAAAAAGAATTTGGTGGGACGTAAGACCTCATCCATATTTCGGTACTCTCGAAATTCGTATTTGCGATATTCCTATGAGAGTTGATGAAACCATTGCAATCGCTGCTTTAATTCAAGCTGTTGTAGTTAAACTTCATAAGTTATTAAAGAAAAATTTAGGTTTTAGATTGTACCGACGGTTATTAATTAATGAAAATAAATGGCGTGCCGCCCGTTATGGTTTAGAAGGAAAAATGATCGATTTTGGCAAACAAGCCGAAGTTGATACAGTTTACTTAATTCATGAACTGCTCGATTTTGTTGATGAAGTTGTTGATGAATTAGACAGCCGTGATGAAATTAATTATGTTCATGAAATTTTGAAAATGAGAACCGGCGCTTACCGTCAGCTTCAGGTTTTTGAGAAGACTAACGATCTCAAAAAGGTAGTCGATTTTATTGTTGAGGAAACAAATATGGGATTGTCCATCTAA
- a CDS encoding esterase family protein has translation MLVFGHAGYPVVLFPTSKGRYFENKDFGLIDSAAELIEAGKIKIYCPDSIDWMSWYNYDIHPADRVKTHMAYEQVILHDVIDFAIYESESPKVAVAGCSFGGYHALNIAFKHPGKIGYLFSMGGAFDIKQFIHGHYDDNCYFNNPPDYMPNLGDEVILKNIKEMGIVLGTGEWDMCLEENKRMSGILASKNIIHWLDIRQNTGHDWQWWKKMFPHYLSMI, from the coding sequence ATGCTAGTATTCGGACATGCGGGCTACCCTGTAGTTTTATTTCCTACTTCAAAGGGAAGATATTTTGAGAATAAGGATTTCGGATTGATCGATTCCGCCGCCGAATTAATTGAAGCGGGTAAAATCAAAATATATTGCCCCGACAGCATTGACTGGATGAGCTGGTATAATTACGATATTCATCCGGCTGATAGGGTTAAAACACATATGGCATACGAACAAGTTATTTTGCATGATGTTATTGATTTCGCAATTTACGAATCAGAATCGCCAAAAGTTGCGGTTGCCGGATGCAGTTTTGGCGGTTATCATGCGTTAAATATTGCTTTCAAACATCCCGGAAAAATCGGCTATCTTTTTTCTATGGGTGGCGCTTTCGATATTAAGCAATTTATTCATGGTCATTATGATGATAATTGCTATTTCAATAATCCCCCCGATTATATGCCCAATTTAGGGGATGAGGTAATTCTTAAAAATATTAAAGAGATGGGAATTGTACTCGGTACCGGCGAGTGGGATATGTGTCTCGAAGAAAATAAAAGAATGTCTGGAATTCTCGCTAGTAAAAACATAATTCACTGGCTCGATATAAGGCAAAATACAGGTCATGATTGGCAATGGTGGAAAAAAATGTTCCCTCATTACCTTTCCATGATTTAA
- a CDS encoding GIY-YIG nuclease family protein — translation MYTIYVIKSTSKKFAYVGFTSDLTRRLHEHQSGFNRSTKPFRPFKLIYQENVSTSKEAREREKFLKSGRGREFIKSLNNG, via the coding sequence ATGTACACTATATATGTAATAAAAAGTACTTCCAAAAAATTTGCTTATGTAGGATTCACTTCCGATTTAACTCGCAGACTGCATGAGCATCAATCCGGCTTCAATAGAAGCACTAAGCCTTTCCGCCCATTTAAGCTTATCTACCAAGAAAATGTAAGCACTTCAAAAGAAGCCCGTGAAAGAGAAAAATTTCTAAAAAGTGGCAGAGGTAGAGAGTTTATTAAGTCATTGAATAATGGATGA
- a CDS encoding glutamine--tRNA ligase/YqeY domain fusion protein — MDETKDNSKLERKPKNFIYEIIDEDLRSGKWGDKPVTTRFPPEPNGYLHIGHAKSICLNYGVAKDYDGKFNLRFDDTNPEKEEQEYVDSIIEDVKWLGANFEDRVLYASDYFDQMYQWAVDLIKKGKAYVCDLNADEIRSTRGTLTEPGKDSPFRNRSVEENLDLFERMKAGEFPNGSKTLRAKIDMASPNFNMRDPIMYRIVHAEHHRQGNKWCIYPTYDWAHGNEDSIEGITHSICTLEFENHRPLYDWYLEQLGVYHPQQIEFARLNLTYTVMSKRRLLQLVQEKYVDGWDDPRMPTISGYRRRGYTSESIINFADIIGVAKRDALTDIALLEYSIREDLNKNANRVMAVLNPLKIVITNYPEGHSEELEAINNPENLEAGKRNLLFSKEIFIEKSDFLENPPKGFHRLIPGGEVRLRYAYIIKCEEVIKDNEGNIIELRCTYDPETKSGVGTSTKKVKGVIHWVSSQNSFEAEVRLYERLFTVENPGAEEDWLSKINPNSLEIISNAKLEKSLENAKVIDRFQFERLGYFCVDSKYSQNGKMVFNRTVTLKDSWAKQHK, encoded by the coding sequence ATGGACGAAACCAAGGATAACTCGAAATTAGAAAGAAAGCCAAAAAACTTTATCTATGAAATTATTGATGAAGATTTACGTAGCGGAAAATGGGGAGATAAACCGGTTACAACTAGATTCCCCCCCGAACCCAATGGATATCTGCATATAGGACATGCAAAATCTATCTGCCTGAATTATGGTGTTGCAAAAGATTATGATGGTAAATTTAATTTAAGGTTCGATGATACCAACCCCGAAAAAGAAGAACAGGAATATGTAGATTCAATAATTGAGGATGTTAAATGGCTGGGCGCAAATTTTGAGGATAGAGTTTTATATGCCTCAGACTATTTTGACCAGATGTATCAATGGGCAGTTGATCTTATTAAAAAAGGAAAAGCTTACGTCTGCGATTTAAATGCCGATGAAATAAGATCGACTAGAGGTACCTTAACTGAACCGGGAAAAGATAGTCCTTTTAGAAATCGATCGGTTGAAGAAAATCTTGACTTATTTGAGAGAATGAAAGCAGGGGAATTTCCAAATGGATCAAAAACATTACGTGCCAAAATTGATATGGCTTCCCCAAATTTTAATATGCGTGACCCAATAATGTACCGAATTGTTCATGCTGAACATCACCGTCAAGGAAACAAATGGTGTATCTATCCAACTTACGATTGGGCGCACGGCAATGAGGATTCTATTGAGGGAATCACTCATTCAATATGCACACTCGAATTTGAGAATCACCGACCATTATATGATTGGTATTTAGAGCAGTTAGGCGTTTATCATCCACAACAGATAGAATTTGCCCGATTAAATTTAACTTATACCGTAATGAGCAAGAGAAGATTGTTACAACTTGTTCAGGAAAAATATGTTGACGGTTGGGATGATCCCAGAATGCCTACAATTTCCGGTTATAGAAGAAGAGGATATACTTCCGAATCAATAATTAATTTTGCCGATATTATTGGCGTAGCTAAACGTGACGCGTTAACTGACATTGCTCTCCTGGAGTATTCAATTCGAGAAGACTTAAATAAAAATGCTAATCGGGTTATGGCAGTGTTAAATCCTTTAAAAATTGTGATTACAAATTATCCAGAGGGGCATTCAGAAGAACTTGAAGCAATCAATAATCCGGAAAATCTAGAAGCGGGCAAAAGAAATCTATTATTTAGTAAAGAAATATTTATAGAAAAATCTGATTTTTTGGAAAATCCGCCAAAGGGATTTCATAGATTAATCCCGGGGGGAGAAGTAAGATTACGTTACGCATACATAATTAAATGCGAAGAAGTAATAAAAGATAATGAGGGGAATATCATCGAGCTTCGATGCACATACGATCCGGAAACAAAAAGTGGCGTTGGTACAAGTACCAAAAAAGTTAAAGGTGTGATTCACTGGGTATCCTCTCAAAATTCATTTGAGGCTGAAGTTAGATTATATGAAAGATTGTTTACTGTAGAAAATCCCGGAGCTGAGGAGGATTGGCTCTCAAAAATCAATCCTAATTCACTCGAAATAATTTCAAATGCAAAGCTGGAAAAATCATTAGAGAATGCTAAAGTTATTGACAGATTCCAATTTGAAAGATTAGGATATTTTTGTGTCGATTCGAAATATTCCCAAAATGGTAAAATGGTATTTAACAGGACTGTTACTTTGAAAGACAGTTGGGCTAAGCAGCACAAATAA
- a CDS encoding SRPBCC family protein, whose amino-acid sequence MHTFKVNQEINASISEAWDFFSSPENLQKITPNHMEFRILSDIKGIKMFPGMIIEYIVKPLFGIPMKWVTEITHVENHKYFIDEQRFGPYKFWHHLHRFNIVDDKLIMEDILHYKLPFGFLGVLINRLFVRKQIEQIFSYRKRTVDKIFNS is encoded by the coding sequence ATGCACACATTCAAAGTAAACCAAGAAATAAACGCTTCAATTTCAGAAGCTTGGGATTTTTTTTCTTCTCCCGAAAATCTACAGAAGATTACTCCTAATCATATGGAATTTCGGATATTATCCGATATTAAAGGTATAAAAATGTTCCCCGGTATGATAATAGAGTACATCGTTAAACCCCTATTTGGAATCCCTATGAAATGGGTTACAGAAATTACTCACGTTGAAAATCATAAATATTTTATTGATGAACAGCGTTTTGGTCCCTATAAGTTTTGGCATCATTTACACAGATTCAATATTGTTGATGATAAGCTCATTATGGAAGATATTCTTCATTATAAACTTCCATTCGGTTTTTTAGGAGTATTGATTAATCGACTTTTTGTAAGAAAACAGATCGAGCAAATATTCTCATACCGTAAAAGAACAGTCGATAAAATATTCAACTCATAA
- a CDS encoding dihydroorotate dehydrogenase-like protein, giving the protein MDLSTTYMGLKLKNPIVPSASPLSQNVDTVKKLEDAGASAIVVYSLFEEQITHESGELDHYLSYHSDSFAEATSYFPEPEQFVLTPYQYLDHIANLKKSVSIPVIGSLNGVSSGGWVKYAQNIEQAGADALELNVYYVATNQNISSAEIETMYVDVLTEVKKHVKIPVAIKLSPFFTSMSNMARKLDNAGADALVLFNRFYQPDFDLEKLEVVPNLLLSTNWEMRLPLRWISILYGNIKASMGATSGIHNHLDVIKIMMAGADCAMIASELLMHGPNRVTEILNGVEQWMTENEYESIQQMKGSMSQKSVAEPAAFERANYMKTLQSYKTHF; this is encoded by the coding sequence ATGGATCTATCAACAACTTATATGGGCTTGAAGTTAAAGAACCCGATCGTGCCATCGGCTTCGCCGCTTTCTCAGAATGTTGATACTGTTAAAAAATTGGAGGATGCAGGTGCATCGGCAATTGTTGTATATTCTTTATTTGAAGAACAAATTACTCATGAATCGGGAGAATTGGATCATTACCTTTCTTATCATTCCGATTCTTTTGCTGAAGCTACCTCATATTTTCCGGAACCTGAGCAATTTGTACTCACACCTTACCAATATTTAGATCATATTGCTAATCTTAAAAAATCTGTAAGTATTCCGGTGATTGGCAGCTTGAATGGTGTTAGCAGCGGCGGATGGGTTAAATACGCTCAAAATATTGAACAAGCTGGCGCAGACGCCTTAGAATTGAATGTTTATTATGTGGCTACAAATCAGAATATTAGCAGCGCTGAAATTGAAACTATGTATGTTGATGTATTAACCGAAGTTAAAAAGCATGTTAAAATTCCCGTAGCAATAAAATTAAGTCCATTTTTCACTTCAATGTCGAATATGGCTCGTAAATTAGATAATGCCGGCGCTGACGCATTAGTATTATTTAATCGTTTTTACCAACCCGATTTTGATCTTGAAAAATTAGAAGTTGTACCAAATTTATTACTAAGTACAAACTGGGAAATGAGATTACCATTAAGATGGATATCAATTTTATATGGCAATATTAAAGCTTCTATGGGTGCTACTAGCGGTATTCATAATCATTTGGATGTCATAAAGATTATGATGGCTGGTGCCGATTGTGCTATGATTGCTTCTGAATTATTGATGCATGGTCCAAATCGCGTTACAGAAATATTGAACGGTGTTGAGCAGTGGATGACAGAAAATGAGTATGAATCAATTCAGCAAATGAAGGGAAGTATGAGTCAAAAATCAGTTGCTGAACCGGCTGCATTTGAAAGAGCTAACTATATGAAAACTTTACAGAGCTATAAAACTCATTTCTAA